A stretch of Flavobacterium sp. N1994 DNA encodes these proteins:
- a CDS encoding glycosyltransferase, producing MINRTQNTPDNLPEIVCITSYPPRECGIATYSQDLITAIRNKFGKSFKISICALEHQTAKYNYPKEVAYVLETDNSESYIETAENINQSKTIKIIVVQHEFGLFKNNENDFIEFLKQLNKPIIMVFHTVLPKPGDVLKKLVKNINIAVQQIVVMTKTSAKILTSDYEISADKITVIPHGTHLVQHLDKEILKEKYHLSGRKILATFGLLSSGKCIETTISALRIIVKRYPDVLFLVIGKTHPNVIKEEGEQYRNSLEAKIKTLHLEYNVKFINQYLPLTDLLEYLQLTDIYLFTSKDRNQAVSGTFSYALSCGCPIISTPIPHAIEVLQNETGIIVDFENPKQLARKVIELIEDVNYCTRISANGIHKIAPSAWENSAIAHSMLFDTISEKGLPLQFKIPEVNLNHIKKLTTPFGMLQFSIINKPDLDSGFTLDDNARALVAMCQQYKLTKDKSCLEYIRIYFNFIKYCLQDEGYFLNYVDINQQFTKQNNETNLSDSNGRAIWALGYLISISDHLPFDLVEEAKATMKLSLSNVLKIHSPRAMAFIIKGIYYANIKNKSETNLLILEHLANKLVQMYKHEANENWQWFESYLTYGNSILSEAMLCAYLTLETPIYKEIALLSFDFLLSKIFTKDSIKVVSNKGWMHSGQEHIRKIGGEQPIDVAYTILALSKFYDAFGDTDYLQKMVIAFNWFLGKNHLNQIIYNPCTGGCYDGLEEDYVNLNQGAESTVSYLMARLTLGHYFKTEPKNLPLVIQKRDLKTSKQLQHIPI from the coding sequence ATGATAAACAGAACCCAAAATACTCCCGATAACTTACCCGAAATTGTTTGTATTACCTCTTATCCACCACGAGAATGTGGCATAGCGACCTATTCTCAAGATTTGATTACTGCCATAAGAAATAAATTTGGGAAGTCATTTAAAATCAGTATTTGTGCTTTAGAACATCAGACAGCCAAATACAATTATCCTAAAGAGGTAGCCTATGTCTTGGAAACAGATAACTCTGAATCCTATATTGAAACGGCGGAAAACATCAACCAAAGTAAGACTATCAAAATTATTGTTGTGCAACACGAATTTGGCCTTTTTAAAAACAATGAAAATGATTTTATAGAATTCTTGAAGCAACTTAATAAGCCTATAATAATGGTGTTTCATACGGTTTTGCCAAAGCCAGGTGATGTATTAAAAAAATTAGTTAAAAACATCAATATTGCTGTGCAACAAATCGTAGTAATGACCAAAACGTCAGCTAAAATACTAACCTCCGATTACGAAATCAGCGCTGATAAAATCACTGTTATCCCTCACGGAACACATCTTGTTCAGCATTTGGACAAAGAAATTTTAAAAGAAAAATACCATCTGAGTGGTAGAAAAATACTAGCCACATTTGGTTTATTAAGTTCTGGAAAATGCATTGAAACTACTATAAGTGCCTTGCGAATCATAGTAAAAAGATATCCCGATGTACTTTTTTTAGTTATTGGAAAAACGCATCCAAATGTTATCAAAGAAGAAGGAGAACAGTATCGCAATTCATTGGAAGCAAAAATTAAAACATTGCATTTAGAATACAATGTAAAATTCATCAATCAATATTTGCCGCTTACAGATTTACTAGAATATTTACAACTTACCGACATCTACTTATTCACTTCCAAAGACAGAAATCAGGCCGTGAGTGGTACTTTTTCCTATGCTTTGAGTTGTGGTTGCCCCATAATTTCAACACCAATTCCACATGCTATTGAAGTGTTACAAAACGAAACGGGAATCATAGTCGATTTTGAAAACCCAAAACAATTAGCTAGAAAAGTTATCGAACTTATTGAAGATGTAAATTATTGCACCCGAATATCAGCTAACGGAATTCATAAAATAGCACCTAGCGCTTGGGAAAACTCGGCTATCGCTCATAGTATGCTTTTTGACACCATTTCTGAAAAGGGATTGCCATTGCAATTCAAAATTCCTGAAGTAAACTTGAATCACATCAAAAAACTGACCACACCCTTTGGTATGCTTCAATTCTCTATTATCAATAAACCTGATTTAGATTCGGGCTTTACTTTAGATGACAATGCCAGAGCTCTAGTAGCCATGTGTCAGCAATATAAACTCACTAAAGACAAATCCTGCCTGGAATACATTCGTATTTATTTTAATTTCATCAAATACTGTTTACAGGATGAGGGGTATTTTTTAAATTATGTAGATATCAATCAACAGTTTACAAAACAAAACAACGAAACTAATCTATCAGATTCTAACGGAAGAGCCATTTGGGCTTTGGGGTATTTGATTTCAATAAGTGACCACCTTCCATTTGATTTGGTTGAAGAAGCTAAAGCGACAATGAAATTATCATTATCCAATGTACTAAAGATACATTCTCCAAGAGCCATGGCCTTTATCATAAAAGGCATTTATTATGCCAATATCAAAAATAAATCAGAAACTAATCTACTCATTTTAGAACACTTAGCCAACAAATTAGTCCAAATGTACAAACATGAAGCTAATGAAAATTGGCAGTGGTTTGAAAGCTATTTAACGTATGGGAACAGCATTTTATCAGAAGCGATGCTCTGCGCCTATTTAACTTTAGAAACTCCTATTTACAAAGAAATTGCCTTACTCTCATTTGATTTTTTGCTATCAAAAATCTTCACCAAAGACAGTATAAAAGTTGTCTCTAATAAGGGCTGGATGCATAGTGGACAAGAACATATTAGAAAAATTGGTGGCGAGCAACCTATAGATGTGGCTTATACTATTTTGGCTTTGAGTAAATTTTATGATGCCTTTGGCGATACTGATTATTTGCAAAAAATGGTGATAGCTTTTAACTGGTTTTTGGGTAAAAATCACTTAAATCAAATCATCTATAATCCTTGTACTGGTGGCTGTTATGATGGACTTGAGGAAGACTATGTCAATTTAAATCAAGGAGCCGAATCAACAGTAAGTTATTTAATGGCTCGATTGACTTTAGGACACTATTTTAAAACAGAACCTAAAAATCTCCCTTTAGTAATTCAAAAAAGAGACTTAAAAACAAGCAAACAATTACAACATATACCAATTTAA